A segment of the Larus michahellis unplaced genomic scaffold, bLarMic1.1 SCAFFOLD_34, whole genome shotgun sequence genome:
catcatctttgaaaggtcacggagTCTGAGGGAACTCCCTGATTACTGTAAGAACCCAAACATTGCATGCACCTTGCAAAAAGGCCCAAAGGATGAGCAGGGTAACAGAAGGCTGTGCGCCCGAGCACGCCCACTCGGATCCCCTTTCTGGGTGTCTGAAAGAGAAGGTGATTTACCCTGGATTTACCCAAGGTAGCTTCTTCCTGGCCATCCTTTTTAcgttttctgaagaaaggagaggatttctgGGCAAGGAAGAGCAATGATTGTCTTCTACCTGGAAGTCAGCAAGGCTTTCAGCATCATCCCCCACAATGTTCAATGTCAGCACACTATGGTCTGCATGGATGGATAAATAGATGGGTAAAAACCAGCTGGACAGGagggctgtcgtggtttggggcAGATTGGCCAATggtgagatgacagatgctctcccccacctctcactccaaggagacacagaaaagagagaaaaagatttatgtgtttagaaaaaaatggttactgtaataaaaaagtaatagttcattaaagtagttacatcaatgaaatattaataattaaatataaaggaaataatgaaatacatacaatgtATACCAAACTGTTGGTATACAacgagccccttcacagctttggctggcacagttggggggctgagggcttcttttccactcttcccaggtacaggactgcgTCTGTGAGACTCCAGTAGCAAAGCACCtggaggtggactagatgatttccagaggtcccttacaacccctatcattccgtgattctgtgattttatctaCCCCACAGgatccagccacaggctgactgaaGGAGCACTACAAAAGAACCACcttgagcaactgcactgggtgcaccttgggtggctgccaggcccccacccagctgctctcccaccctccagatccaaaaaacatttgtgggtggctttttagcatctggtttaaccccacgacctgcctggagggcaatgagtgttgcctctgccccaagaaggcagctggttgctattcctgccctccttgagctcgccagttgggcccctgcacctcctgcgtcctccagttttccccactcttgctcggggcactgagttcctcctgctcagctcaggcaaGGGAATTTTTCTCCTGCTCCACTTGGGGAGATTTTCTTCGTTATATCCTTCCTTTGGGGCATCCagtgtggcctcagccttgctTGGGTGGCTTCTTTTCATCATGTCCCCCTCAGGacagctggtttttcccctctcttgcctggggaggctccatttgcccctgccctacaccaggtgcctggatttactcctgccccgctcaaggtggctctttgtgcctctgctgaaatcggggtgactcgctttgctcctgccccacttgggccATTTACATTTTCCCTCTCCggctcagggcatctccttctgcccctgcccctgccccgctcgCTGGGGCCATTAATGTCCTGGCCAGAGCAGGACCACTGGGGCTCCAGCGCCATTTCTCTGGGACTAACCCCtggtcaagtgctgccctgaattgtcacatcacaaccacgcttttgcttcccagcctcctctagcaccgctcctccagctggcatctgacattggaaaaagagcctgagccctgtgatccctcagcttttatactgagcaagatgccagtgggatggagtactctgttagtcagctgtgggtcacctctcctgtccactcctccccaaaggtgccatccctctacgcttctcccttccgaccctccgtgccctgccatgtttaacccaccacagtcatccttcccaactctcctgccaccaacagtgctaacagggtgggattccttaagggctcccccagcttggcatcatctacaaaggaggtgaaagtgcattgtctgccatcatacggagagataataatgttccatagtagttgtcaagggctggtctttgatggatgccactagtaagtgggttccagaaggactttgtaccacagatgatgtccctccgtcattactcagacagctttccaccaaccacatcgtccacttcttcagcccggctgtcaacaacctggcCATAAGGAGACTACAGGAGACCTGtagtcaaaggccttgctaaagtccaggtacacaacatccccttcttttccctcccacatgtcttctgccatccctttcttgtccttcaaatgcctgcagatggctgcaggaggacttgtcatatcccctgccctggtgaggctggccagtctgtcattgtcccaatcctccttcctgcttttttgaaaactggtttcatttctgctttttccaaggctctcagatggctctggcctttccaaggtgttggagagaggtctCACAATGGCACTGaccagccttctccatctccatgaCACCAAAAGTCTTCTCACTATGACATgctgccagaggagtgcccaggacacaatactCGCTGTCCAGATCCTTGGGGGccgcttcagaagaaaaccagaagtgatttcttcctacaagcccacgactccaacgggatctctctgcagccgacagctttcctaagctgtttctgtcagttcctcccaacccccatccttccttctcctcaggctgtagatgagaggatcgagcaggggtgaggtgcgtgttgaaacagggcgttgttaaactctctcaggagggctgttctgggcatcccactgacagtggtgggggtgccgcagaaaggagtggctccagggaggggagaggagccggtggagaaggccttctgcctgcccatgctgggcagaaGACCTGCCCCCAAGTGCAGCTCTGATGCACGCGCAGGATTCCAGCAtgaacaggaaggggaagaatgggtctaaaaagaggttatgaaaacaaaatccatGAGGGTCATGGTTTCacatcaggagagtttcagcattggtgcaaacagcccagcccacctatttctgaagacatttgcttctctgtcaggtgcttaaaaaaattgtgaaggacgttcagagaggtgaaacatggagggtgtgtgcctctcactgcattcctactccctagacgtgctctgtgctctgtgagaggtgagaaatgccatcttctagagggcaatgccgctcacgcctgcagaaccctttcggactgcacaggggagatgctccacagaggtgcttctgtcacaccgtgtaatcaaagggacaggccatgaagagaggggagggtgaggtagcacacaggtgttcctggagacacacacggcactgtcagggcgctggcagggctgctcagagacacgagtccttccctggcacgggcagaggccctgcagcagactccatggcctcctgttgccactcccagaggccggcagcacctcagccccgcgctgtgtctccctgctcggcacctctctgagatgccccacggcgtgaggaatggacacagggacctggggtcaaggaagcccatcccagtgctgcattcagggggtttcccaggggacgttactctccaagtgaagtgacctccacacactgtctgtcccacagccctTAATGGAACCCCCAGGAACAGCGGATGGTGTTTGTTCTCACTCAGGTTAATCTCACCACACACACATTATGCTCAGGCCTGTGGTTGTTACTGCCCAGGTGTGTGACCATTGCCCTgtggcagcttccctggggtGTCCTGCACACACAGGACCTGACAAGAACCTGTTCTGCTGGTCCTtcatgtctttcccaggagccctggctgggcgagggacctgctgcttgtccccccctgcacacttTACACAATTAAGTTCTACGCTGGTGGTGCCATTTGTGGGGAACTTTCCTGGGCATGTTCTTGACAGCAACGTTGGGAGACGACCTTCCAAAGGTGTTTTTGCCTGAAGgccttcaggcactgccctgAGGACATTCCCTGCTGTGATGGAGGTGCTGTTAGGGAGGCCAGCTCTGTCGGAGAACTGAcccgtccctgcccctgcctgtgctcacagcgctgccacaccacagcagtaggagagagctgccagagcaatCAGGCCTTCCAACAGCGCAAGGGATCAGAATGGAGAAtgtggaaatgggaagagagcagctgtgagaagaccaaggctggttctccctcctcttcttccctctcctctgtcctgttctttcccctccacctctgcacacaggcatgccctgcagctccagagaggccTTCAAACGGAGGATCTGGAGCAAACAAGTCGCTGGAaggttccttctttctttttttaaatacacagagagCGCGGGGCCTCATTTACAGAGACTGTGGGACTCACAAATTTGGCAAAGATGCATAATTAGAAGCAGCACAAATGACAATATTTCTTTGTAGACAGAtttatacaaagcaaacaaagaaaagaaaaaaaaaaaccgtaacaaaacaaccaaaacccaaaccacaaaccaaaaccgaACATTACAATAACTTTGCTTGCCAAGCTGAGTCGGGCTTCGCAGGCAATGAGATACATGATGAGAGATTTGCAGAAGATgacagtttattgcttctgaaaatcatctggtcatcagtttccacagggcatcctcgagctcctggttcctcatgctgtagatgagggggttcacggctggaggcaccactgagtacagcacagccaccaccagatctagaactgcagaggagatggaggggggcttcaggtaggcaaacatgacagtgctgagaaacagggagaccacggccaggtgagggaggcacgtggaaaaggctttgtgccgtcccttctcagaggggatcctcagcacggccctgaagatctgcacataggacagcacaatcaacacaaaacaaacaaaagcaaccaaggcaCTAACCACGAGAAGCCCAatttccctgagggagtctgagcctgagcaggagagcttgaggatctgggggatttcacagaagaactggtccacggcattgccctggcagaggggcagggaaaatgtattggccgtgtgcaggaaagcatagagaaacccactgccccaggcagctgctgccatgtggacacaagctctgctgcccaggagggtcccgtagtgcaggggtttgcagatggcaacgtagcggtcataggccatgacagtgagaagggaaaactctgctgtgacaaagaagatataaaagaagagctgagcagcacatcctgcataggagatgtccctggtgtcccagagggaattggccatggatttggggagagtggtggagatggagcccaggtcgaggagggagaggttgaggaggaagaagtacatgggggtgtggaggcggtggtcacaggcgatggctgtgatgatgaggccgttgcccaggagggcagccaggtagatgcccaggaagagcccgaagtgcaagagctgcagctcccgtgtgtctgcgaatgccaggaggaggaactgggtgatggagctgctgttggacatttgttcactctgAGCATGACAAGAAAGAGCAGTTGACAAGATAAGGAAGGCTTCGTTGAGCCAATCCTATTCTCTTTCCCAAAAAATCCCTGCAAAATgacttctcttcctttggaataatttcattcagctgCTTTTTGTGAGATCAGgcttgtgctgctgagggcactTTCTTTGCAGGAGCAcaaatccttctctttcccattgcctttagcctgaacactgctgagccctgagggacaaaagGGCTATCTGTGCCctagtgcagagtcaggagagctgctctgctcaccAGTGACCTGCTGGGCACCACCCAGCTCTCCTGTGCTTGCACTGCTCTCCCTGTAAGAATGGTCTCCCTGACAACGTACTTGAAGATGAAATTCGCCTTATGTGAGCGTGGAAGGTTTAAAgagtcatagactcatagaatcatttaggttggaagggaccttcaagatcactgagtccaaccgtaaacctccAGTTTCAAAGTCGGTTTCTCCCGTCTGGTttctctgtccctgtgcagcggagcagagagggatgcagccgggtggagtggctctctgctgcctggagctgcccctgccaggagctgctgctctgtgcccacgtctcctccctgtccctgctcccacagcccatcccacccgctgggggctcagctctgccctgcagacccctcctggcagcagggcactgcccagggccatctccctctttgtggctcctcaggaggagaggagagaaagcctgatgctggaagcaaaggtgctgctggtgctgtgtgtagggagaggaggggctgaaggcactttgtgagctttctggcagatctgctgatccctcagtggaccagtgacagctcctttccctcaggagacagctgagagcacagaccctgcaatgtcttcatcttccaggcagcccctgccttgtctttcctctgtaaatgctgcctctgccagtgctctgggggagatctgcagctgtgggcagccctgacccacacagcacacactcgaaaaagagccaaaggaccctgccctgaggggagtctctccttttccccacagcttctccccacagacgctcgggggggaactccttgggcaggctgagagctgaccctggcaagcagcagagtccctgccccggcacacagagccctgggctgcagggaccctgctctcaaggacagccctgggcacccctgcctgcacacccacctgtcttcaaaaccctgccacagtccctcgcagaaggcagccctccttccttgtcgctgccatggtgcagcagggcatccctgctcggaagcacggcctccttctccacaccagagaagccaggagagaacgagctcagaactctcctcccactcccagctgcctttatcttctctgtgcctggctcctctcgggtgcctgcaggcagtgccctcagccctgctgcgcttggcagaggagctgctcctgggcagagctgtctctctgcagcgctgcccgcttgccatcagctccctccatgccaggagcccagcccagctcagcagcagaggaccagcccaaggcagccctttctctgccccctcggggctccctccaggtgtccctggggctccaggggaacctgctgggaaacaggatcaagtcaccactgatgttccctccctcagctgggcagagacacttctttccagaacttttaattctcctctcaaagttacatcaaaatatcaccttttttgctcttattattagaaagtgttcccagacagtgacaggcagtcatctcccttacccctgctgagggaagggattcagctgaatctgtgcttcatctcatcctgcgtttcaattcctggcatttgaaggagacacaactgccttccatgcctgccacaacccacaggaggtgggattcctcttgccgtaggtgttcaggtgtgcataaaatacgcacatgcacgtgagctccttgtctcagctcctgtgctcatcaatggagatggagagcaggacacaatgcCTGGT
Coding sequences within it:
- the LOC141737297 gene encoding olfactory receptor 14J1-like; the encoded protein is MSNSSSITQFLLLAFADTRELQLLHFGLFLGIYLAALLGNGLIITAIACDHRLHTPMYFFLLNLSLLDLGSISTTLPKSMANSLWDTRDISYAGCAAQLFFYIFFVTAEFSLLTVMAYDRYVAICKPLHYGTLLGSRACVHMAAAAWGSGFLYAFLHTANTFSLPLCQGNAVDQFFCEIPQILKLSCSGSDSLREIGLLVVSALVAFVCFVLIVLSYVQIFRAVLRIPSEKGRHKAFSTCLPHLAVVSLFLSTVMFAYLKPPSISSAVLDLVVAVLYSVVPPAVNPLIYSMRNQELEDALWKLMTR